A genomic window from Halogeometricum borinquense DSM 11551 includes:
- the gghA gene encoding glucosylglycerol hydrolase: MTTDSQPRLLDDPTAELLAWHRDVVSDHDDDFEAATVLTDRLGAHLDAEGRVEVGFWTPDIVEAGVSAADVFLEVFTPTGTIDPAETDARTVTFRRERVPLRREGEFHWGVVAGMRAGTRDRLGSLYHLTYREDGEWRVVTDPLAYSVPFGAFAPAELYDIDRLDETRADRAYFESLGTADERVSTSEHDGLPRIDPAVSMLEIHPGTATETGSLAGLADVYAEIGRKKRAGDPLEPWERNFDGYDAIQVMPVEPLTENEETHEFWSVVSESDGALTVELARPDAINWGYDIVVSAFSAPNPAILETGRPDELVDFIAACHDLPRPIKVVFDVALGHADNRGAELLADRYILGPGMYGKHLDYTEPTARAVFLEMQKRKMDFGADGIRVDGAQDFTSYDEETSEMYHDDDFLAEMDAVTQNVAGTEYRPWMIYEDGRPWPREDWELASSYRALIEQHPHSFQWSPITFAHNTPALLTFWATKWWRVREVGEFGGNWITGVANHDTVRRGTQIDPTVEFNQSPVNPYLGDDYPETLDAAYDNPAAAMLFHCFLPGVPMDFVHANMRAPWGFVRDTDPEWNVKVVADESNFLYWQVRETDFSATEHFRRVKDLGFDSVDELHSFMDALSAAVEATDYEVDVMADMLSAMDHPLGTDLVPSDLETYADAWMRDVFDFATLSNWHDAQDEDRTAARLATREFRHDRPWLRDDLREGDYFTYRHPTDGTVLYYGFRTAPNGEEQLLFAANMEGVPVEVSPDILAADAAEDANAPEIPTAGWEPVLTAPHLATETGVKLNTADAIVWRRVP, from the coding sequence ATGACGACCGATTCACAACCCCGACTACTGGACGACCCGACCGCCGAACTCCTCGCGTGGCATCGAGACGTTGTCTCGGATCACGACGACGACTTCGAGGCGGCGACGGTCCTTACCGACCGCCTCGGCGCGCATCTCGATGCTGAGGGCCGCGTCGAAGTCGGGTTCTGGACGCCCGACATCGTTGAGGCAGGCGTCTCCGCTGCCGACGTGTTCCTCGAAGTGTTCACGCCGACCGGGACAATCGACCCCGCCGAGACGGACGCCCGCACGGTGACGTTCCGCCGCGAACGCGTGCCACTCCGCCGTGAAGGCGAGTTCCACTGGGGAGTTGTCGCCGGGATGCGTGCTGGGACACGCGACAGACTCGGGTCACTCTACCATCTCACCTACCGCGAGGATGGCGAGTGGCGCGTCGTGACCGATCCGCTCGCGTACTCCGTTCCGTTCGGCGCGTTCGCGCCCGCTGAGTTGTACGATATCGACCGCTTGGACGAGACACGCGCAGACCGTGCATATTTCGAGTCGCTCGGAACCGCCGACGAACGCGTCTCTACATCCGAACACGACGGACTGCCGCGAATCGACCCCGCGGTGAGCATGCTGGAGATTCATCCCGGAACTGCGACCGAAACCGGGTCACTCGCGGGTCTCGCGGACGTGTACGCCGAAATCGGGCGGAAGAAGCGTGCGGGTGACCCGCTCGAACCGTGGGAACGAAACTTCGACGGCTACGACGCGATTCAGGTGATGCCCGTCGAACCGCTCACCGAGAACGAGGAGACACACGAGTTCTGGTCGGTCGTCTCGGAATCAGACGGCGCACTCACCGTCGAACTCGCACGACCGGATGCGATAAACTGGGGCTACGACATCGTCGTCAGTGCGTTCTCCGCGCCGAACCCGGCTATTCTCGAAACCGGTCGGCCGGACGAACTCGTGGATTTCATCGCCGCGTGCCACGACCTGCCGCGGCCAATCAAGGTCGTCTTCGACGTTGCGCTCGGCCACGCCGACAATCGGGGTGCGGAACTGCTCGCAGACCGGTATATCCTCGGTCCGGGGATGTACGGCAAACATCTCGACTACACCGAACCGACCGCTCGCGCCGTCTTCTTGGAGATGCAGAAGCGCAAGATGGACTTCGGTGCCGACGGTATCCGCGTGGACGGCGCGCAGGACTTCACCTCCTACGACGAGGAGACGAGCGAGATGTACCACGACGACGACTTCCTCGCGGAGATGGACGCCGTGACGCAGAACGTCGCCGGTACCGAGTATCGCCCGTGGATGATCTACGAGGACGGCCGTCCGTGGCCCCGCGAGGACTGGGAACTCGCTTCTTCTTATCGCGCTCTCATCGAGCAACACCCTCACTCGTTCCAGTGGTCGCCGATCACGTTCGCACACAACACGCCCGCGCTCCTCACCTTCTGGGCGACGAAATGGTGGCGCGTCCGCGAAGTGGGCGAGTTCGGCGGCAACTGGATAACCGGCGTCGCCAACCACGACACGGTGCGCCGCGGGACGCAGATCGACCCCACAGTCGAGTTCAACCAGTCGCCGGTCAATCCGTATCTGGGCGACGACTATCCCGAGACACTGGACGCGGCATACGACAATCCCGCCGCGGCGATGCTGTTTCACTGTTTCCTGCCGGGCGTTCCGATGGACTTCGTCCACGCTAATATGCGCGCGCCGTGGGGGTTCGTCCGCGATACGGATCCCGAGTGGAACGTCAAAGTCGTCGCCGACGAGTCGAACTTCCTCTACTGGCAGGTGCGCGAGACGGACTTTTCCGCCACCGAACACTTCCGCCGCGTGAAGGACCTCGGTTTCGATTCGGTGGACGAACTCCACTCGTTCATGGACGCTCTCTCGGCCGCCGTGGAGGCGACAGACTACGAGGTGGACGTGATGGCCGACATGCTGTCCGCGATGGATCACCCGCTCGGCACCGACCTGGTGCCGTCTGACCTCGAAACCTACGCCGACGCGTGGATGCGCGACGTGTTCGACTTTGCTACCCTCTCGAACTGGCACGACGCGCAGGACGAGGACCGTACGGCCGCCCGACTGGCGACGCGTGAGTTCCGCCACGACCGCCCGTGGCTTCGAGACGACTTGCGCGAGGGCGATTACTTCACCTACCGTCATCCGACGGATGGAACAGTGCTGTACTACGGTTTCCGCACCGCGCCCAATGGCGAGGAACAACTCCTCTTTGCGGCCAACATGGAGGGGGTTCCAGTCGAGGTGTCTCCCGACATCCTCGCCGCCGACGCCGCCGAAGACGCGAACGCACCCGAGATTCCGACTGCGGGGTGGGAACCGGTGTTGACGGCACCACATCTCGCCACCGAAACCGGTGTCAAACTGAATACCGCCGACGCGATAGTGTGGCGACGGGTGCCATGA
- a CDS encoding ABC transporter ATP-binding protein yields the protein MSNSTSTTTTRFQGEPNQQMNDQSASASDSETRSESEAVLELDGLKKSYGTETVIHDLSLSVREGEILTLLGPSGCGKTTTLRLLAGLERPDGGAVRLNGRVVSGTEFVPPEERGVGVVFQEFALFPHLTARENIAFGLADRSDAETEQRVDELLELVDLPRQGDSYPDELSGGQQQRVALARSLAPEPDILLLDEPFSNLDVDLRVQMREEVRRILKEAGVTAISVTHDQEEALSISDRVAVMNDGNLEQVGEPESVFQHPKSRFVAGFLGYASFIPGYVSGDRVETDLGNLPREQIHGLAAEYDNTRIDVLVRPDDVSARACEPGEEPSGRVVARRYLGPTFLYEVELETGERVQCMHNHDEDVPDDGPVAVEIDAGHELAWFPREQRPEAEQ from the coding sequence ATGTCAAATAGCACATCCACAACCACAACCCGGTTTCAGGGAGAGCCGAATCAACAGATGAACGACCAATCGGCGTCAGCGTCCGATTCGGAGACGAGGTCAGAATCAGAAGCCGTCCTCGAACTCGATGGGCTCAAGAAGTCGTACGGCACGGAGACGGTTATCCACGACCTGTCGCTTTCCGTCCGCGAGGGTGAAATTCTCACGCTCCTCGGTCCCTCCGGATGCGGGAAGACGACCACACTCAGACTCCTCGCCGGACTGGAACGGCCCGACGGCGGTGCCGTCCGACTGAACGGCCGGGTCGTCTCCGGGACCGAGTTCGTCCCGCCGGAAGAACGCGGCGTCGGCGTTGTCTTCCAAGAGTTCGCGCTGTTCCCGCACCTTACCGCCCGCGAGAACATCGCGTTCGGACTGGCAGACCGCTCCGACGCGGAAACCGAACAGCGCGTTGACGAACTGCTGGAACTCGTGGACCTGCCCCGGCAGGGCGACAGCTATCCCGACGAACTCTCCGGTGGCCAGCAACAGCGCGTCGCCCTCGCGCGTTCGCTTGCCCCCGAGCCTGACATCCTCCTCCTCGACGAACCGTTCTCGAATCTCGACGTTGACCTGCGCGTGCAGATGCGCGAGGAAGTCCGCCGTATCCTGAAGGAAGCGGGCGTGACAGCCATCTCCGTCACGCACGACCAAGAGGAGGCGCTGTCCATCTCCGACCGCGTGGCCGTGATGAACGACGGCAACCTCGAACAGGTCGGCGAGCCGGAGAGCGTCTTCCAACACCCAAAGTCGCGCTTCGTCGCCGGATTCCTCGGCTACGCGAGCTTCATCCCCGGATACGTCTCGGGCGACCGCGTGGAGACGGACCTCGGAAATCTCCCGCGCGAACAGATTCACGGTCTTGCCGCCGAATACGACAATACTCGTATTGACGTGCTCGTCCGTCCCGACGACGTGTCCGCACGCGCCTGTGAACCCGGTGAAGAACCCAGCGGACGCGTCGTCGCCCGTCGCTACCTCGGCCCGACATTCCTCTACGAGGTGGAGTTAGAGACGGGTGAACGCGTCCAGTGCATGCACAATCACGACGAGGACGTTCCCGACGACGGACCCGTCGCGGTGGAAATCGATGCTGGGCACGAGTTGGCATGGTTCCCGCGAGAGCAGCGGCCGGAGGCCGAGCAATGA
- a CDS encoding ABC transporter permease, with product MATEQRTATDDRGPDEGTDAPLGLTIASGAVAAAVVLPLLWLVKSSLEVGLSEALSLLTRPTTLDVFVNSTILVALTTAACILLGVPLAYLTVRTDLPFRRFWTVAVSLPLVIPSYIGAFAFVSAFGPRGDLQRVLAPLGVEQLPEIYGLQGTVLVLTLYTYPYVYITARASLKSMDTTLIDAARTLEHGRWEAFKRVTVPQIRPAVAAGSLLAGLYVLSDFGTPSIMRYDVFTRVIYVEFGTFGRDTATLLSLQLVGVTFIILWLESRVRGEERTSGGGRSRDVVPLGVWKLPAMMFCAAVAGLALVVPLGILVTWLGTSNAAVNQSLAFEWQYVFNSISVSTGAALAAIVAGLPVAYLSARHSNRLSPLFERATYVGYAVPGVVLGLALVYFGSSVGAPVYPSLYLLVFAYVIRFLPQAVGSLRASFLRVDPSLPEAARTLGRTSIGAFRHVTLPLVAPGLFGGAALVFLTTMKELPATLLLRPSGFKTLVTHIWTAYESGYFGQAAIPALVLLFVSGLSMLVIITQEGYDVK from the coding sequence ATGGCAACAGAGCAGCGAACCGCGACCGACGACCGAGGCCCCGACGAGGGAACCGACGCACCACTCGGTCTGACTATCGCCAGTGGCGCAGTCGCGGCGGCCGTCGTCCTCCCCCTGCTTTGGCTGGTGAAATCCAGCCTCGAAGTGGGGCTTTCGGAGGCGCTGTCGCTGCTCACACGCCCGACAACGCTCGATGTCTTCGTCAACAGTACCATCCTCGTCGCGCTGACGACGGCGGCGTGCATCCTGTTGGGCGTCCCGCTTGCCTACCTGACCGTCCGAACGGATCTGCCGTTCCGACGCTTTTGGACGGTCGCCGTCTCGTTACCGCTCGTCATCCCGAGTTACATCGGGGCGTTCGCGTTCGTCTCGGCGTTCGGTCCACGAGGAGATCTCCAGCGCGTCCTCGCACCGCTTGGCGTCGAACAACTCCCCGAGATATACGGGTTGCAAGGCACCGTGTTGGTGTTGACGCTCTACACGTACCCGTACGTCTACATCACGGCGCGTGCGTCGCTGAAGTCGATGGATACGACGCTCATCGACGCCGCTCGGACGCTCGAACACGGTCGCTGGGAGGCGTTCAAACGCGTCACCGTGCCGCAGATTCGACCCGCCGTTGCGGCCGGGTCGTTGCTCGCGGGCCTCTACGTCCTCTCTGACTTTGGGACTCCATCTATCATGCGGTACGACGTGTTCACACGCGTCATCTACGTCGAGTTCGGCACGTTCGGCCGCGACACCGCGACGTTACTCTCACTGCAACTGGTTGGCGTGACGTTCATCATCCTCTGGTTGGAGTCGCGTGTTCGCGGCGAGGAGCGCACGTCCGGCGGTGGCCGGTCACGGGATGTGGTTCCGCTCGGTGTTTGGAAGCTTCCCGCGATGATGTTCTGTGCGGCCGTCGCTGGACTCGCGCTCGTCGTCCCGCTCGGTATTTTGGTGACGTGGCTCGGGACGTCGAACGCGGCGGTCAACCAGTCGCTCGCATTCGAGTGGCAGTACGTCTTTAACTCCATCTCCGTCTCGACTGGCGCGGCCCTCGCCGCCATCGTTGCAGGCCTTCCCGTGGCGTATCTCTCGGCGCGGCACAGCAACCGGCTGTCGCCGCTGTTCGAGCGCGCGACGTACGTCGGCTACGCCGTCCCCGGCGTCGTCCTCGGCCTCGCGTTAGTCTACTTCGGGAGTTCGGTCGGCGCTCCGGTTTACCCGTCGCTCTATCTGCTCGTGTTCGCCTACGTCATCCGGTTTTTGCCCCAAGCGGTCGGGTCGCTCCGTGCTTCGTTCCTGCGAGTTGATCCCTCGCTTCCCGAAGCAGCGCGGACGCTCGGGCGAACCTCGATTGGTGCGTTCCGGCACGTCACGCTCCCGTTGGTCGCCCCCGGCCTGTTCGGCGGCGCGGCGCTGGTGTTTCTCACGACGATGAAGGAACTCCCGGCGACGCTGTTGCTCCGGCCGTCGGGGTTTAAGACGCTCGTGACGCACATTTGGACAGCGTACGAGTCGGGGTACTTCGGACAGGCGGCGATTCCGGCGCTTGTCCTTCTCTTCGTCTCAGGGCTGTCGATGCTCGTTATCATCACGCAGGAAGGATACGATGTCAAATAG
- a CDS encoding extracellular solute-binding protein has product MDQQDGEHRGRSRRRFLQAAAAAGIIGVAGCNGLSNDGTATETGNGGNETTTEQSPGQIGSGRSPFGDRDISGGVSMAEMPDLEGELTLYSGRGEALVGELISYIEDLYPDFTVRPLYNSAAELVNQIATEGQNSPADVFYSVNAGALGALKQRERTQSLPQEVLEFVPKSFRDSDGMWVGSSGRARSVPYNTNTFKESDIPDDIMSFPDQSNFEGELGWAPTYSSFQAFITAMRILEGEDATRKWLKGIQDLGVSQYGDEFQVARAVADGEISAGFTNHYYIQRVLARRGLSTPLRTTFTKGDAGAVFNVAGACVLDTAKDTSLASNFVRHLLSAEAQDYFARTTFEYPLVPEIEPIGRLPTIDELNPPQELDLAQLSDLEGTIRLLRETGVL; this is encoded by the coding sequence ATGGATCAGCAGGACGGCGAGCATCGCGGCCGGAGTCGGCGACGATTCCTTCAAGCCGCCGCGGCCGCGGGCATCATCGGCGTCGCGGGCTGTAACGGACTCTCGAACGACGGCACAGCAACAGAGACGGGGAACGGAGGGAACGAGACAACCACCGAGCAAAGCCCCGGCCAAATCGGGTCGGGTCGGTCACCGTTCGGCGACCGGGATATCTCCGGCGGCGTCTCGATGGCCGAGATGCCCGATTTGGAGGGCGAACTCACGCTGTACTCGGGTCGCGGAGAGGCACTGGTCGGTGAACTCATCTCCTATATCGAGGACCTCTACCCCGACTTCACCGTCCGCCCGCTCTACAACTCGGCGGCCGAACTCGTCAATCAGATTGCGACCGAGGGACAGAACAGTCCTGCGGACGTGTTTTACTCGGTCAACGCCGGCGCGCTCGGCGCGCTGAAACAGCGCGAGCGGACGCAGTCGCTGCCGCAGGAAGTGTTGGAGTTCGTCCCGAAGAGCTTCCGCGACTCCGATGGGATGTGGGTCGGTTCCTCCGGCCGCGCGCGGTCGGTACCGTACAACACGAACACGTTCAAAGAATCGGACATCCCGGACGACATCATGTCGTTCCCCGACCAGTCGAACTTCGAAGGCGAACTCGGCTGGGCACCCACGTACTCCTCGTTCCAAGCGTTCATCACGGCGATGCGCATCCTCGAAGGCGAGGACGCGACACGCAAGTGGCTGAAAGGGATCCAAGACCTCGGTGTGAGCCAGTACGGCGACGAGTTCCAAGTCGCCCGCGCTGTCGCAGACGGCGAGATTTCGGCCGGATTCACGAACCACTACTACATCCAGCGCGTCCTCGCCCGCCGCGGTCTGAGCACGCCGCTCCGAACCACGTTCACGAAAGGTGACGCCGGGGCCGTGTTCAACGTCGCCGGTGCGTGTGTCCTCGACACCGCCAAAGACACCTCGCTGGCGTCGAACTTCGTCCGCCACCTCCTCTCGGCGGAAGCACAGGACTACTTCGCGCGAACGACGTTCGAGTACCCGCTCGTACCCGAAATCGAGCCAATCGGTCGCCTGCCGACGATCGACGAGTTGAACCCACCCCAAGAGTTAGACCTGGCACAGTTGTCGGACCTCGAAGGAACCATTCGACTCCTCAGGGAGACCGGCGTCCTCTAA
- a CDS encoding HPP family protein, which translates to MTRSVAVGIRATLLLTLSAATAWLTGVPALFPSLGPSAFVLAVRESGPTPRTVLGGHAVGVACGLFTYLAVSTFLSVPTTPLDFHPPWLVLSGVVAVGLTSTGMLAFDAVHPPACATTLIVALGLMSTPAEVALVLPSVASLLVVDRLTA; encoded by the coding sequence GTGACTCGTTCCGTTGCCGTCGGAATCCGTGCAACGCTCCTTTTGACTCTCTCGGCAGCGACAGCGTGGCTTACTGGTGTTCCGGCGCTCTTTCCGAGTCTCGGCCCCTCCGCCTTCGTTCTCGCGGTCAGAGAGTCCGGGCCGACGCCGCGGACGGTCCTCGGCGGCCACGCCGTCGGTGTCGCCTGCGGGCTTTTCACGTATCTCGCTGTCTCGACGTTCCTCTCGGTGCCGACGACGCCGCTTGATTTCCATCCGCCGTGGCTGGTGCTGAGCGGTGTCGTCGCGGTTGGTTTGACGAGTACGGGGATGCTCGCCTTCGACGCCGTTCACCCGCCCGCGTGCGCGACGACGCTTATCGTCGCGCTCGGTCTCATGTCCACGCCCGCCGAAGTCGCTCTCGTCCTCCCGTCGGTGGCGTCGCTGCTCGTCGTTGACCGGCTCACGGCGTGA
- a CDS encoding DEAD/DEAH box helicase, whose protein sequence is MDDLIEWLRDRPYYEGQMRDHRRVPSRDPEFADVALESRLQSALSDRGIDRLYRHQAEAIDAVRDGENVVLATQTASGKSLAYTVPAFERAMDHGGRTLYLGPQNALIADQDETLSDLAFTLGFGSRVSVEQYTGRLSKTEKRDVRDRRPTVLLSNPDMLHYALLPHAHRLWEWFFSSLETVVIDEIHGYRGVFGSHVALTLRRLNRICERFDSDPQYVCCSATIGNPVEHAARVTGMEQASFRLVDEDTSGTGATHWVLWNPPEYRESGRGEESGRRRSSHVETKNLFVDLLSRGHQTLAFTRARQAAERYATESAEDLRERGESEAAAGVSAYQAALKHEKRRKIESGLHDGSVTGVWSTNALELGVDVGGLDAVLIDGYPGTRMSAFQQAGRAGRGDDDALVILVGGEDQLDQYLLHHPEEFWDGEPERAICNPTNEELLPDHVASAAAENWLKPDDDRHFGETTPDVVSALETAGRLDRRETDDGIRWTHSGSGSPQHEMSLRSIESREVDLLDGRSNEVIASLSFGDALRDAHPGAIYHHQGQSYEVTELDLDRDTAILQPTWADYYTRVLHDKTITVEEDLRSKPLSARPDTEVRFADVTMRKQITGFERRDPKRGEAIGRESLNLPETTLRTKALYVTVPRDVEAQMRAMGDETREDGAGQYELSGGDYGFAGGIHAAEHGMISLFPLSFLCDRGDIGGLSTPHHTHTDQSTIFVYDGHPGGVGLTENGYDEVETLLRRTHELIRDCDCEDGCPACVQSPQCGNANDPLSKAEAVHLLAALSGEGESSRKLTP, encoded by the coding sequence GTGGACGACCTCATCGAGTGGCTTCGGGACCGGCCGTACTACGAGGGGCAGATGCGCGACCACAGACGGGTCCCGTCACGAGACCCCGAGTTCGCGGACGTGGCGCTCGAATCACGTCTCCAATCCGCACTCTCGGACCGCGGCATCGACCGCCTCTATCGACACCAAGCCGAGGCTATCGACGCCGTACGCGACGGCGAGAACGTCGTCCTTGCCACACAGACGGCCAGCGGGAAGAGCCTCGCCTACACCGTCCCGGCGTTCGAGCGCGCGATGGATCACGGCGGTCGGACGCTCTATCTCGGCCCGCAGAATGCCCTTATCGCAGACCAAGACGAGACGCTGTCAGACCTCGCGTTCACCCTCGGGTTCGGCAGTCGCGTCTCCGTCGAGCAGTACACGGGCCGCCTGTCGAAGACCGAAAAGCGCGACGTACGCGACCGACGGCCAACGGTTCTTCTCTCAAACCCGGATATGCTCCACTACGCGCTCCTCCCGCACGCCCACCGACTGTGGGAGTGGTTCTTCTCCTCGCTGGAGACGGTTGTGATAGACGAGATACACGGCTACCGCGGGGTCTTCGGCAGTCACGTCGCCCTCACGCTTCGGCGCCTCAATCGGATTTGCGAACGGTTCGACAGCGACCCGCAGTACGTCTGCTGTTCGGCCACTATCGGAAATCCCGTCGAACACGCCGCACGCGTCACCGGGATGGAGCAGGCGTCGTTCCGACTCGTAGACGAGGATACGAGCGGAACTGGAGCGACGCACTGGGTCCTGTGGAACCCACCCGAGTACCGCGAGAGCGGGCGAGGCGAGGAGAGCGGTCGCCGTCGGTCGAGCCACGTCGAGACGAAGAATCTGTTCGTAGACCTCCTCTCACGGGGGCACCAAACGCTCGCGTTCACGCGAGCGCGACAGGCCGCAGAGCGCTACGCCACCGAGAGTGCCGAGGACCTACGGGAACGCGGCGAGAGTGAGGCGGCGGCAGGAGTTTCTGCCTACCAAGCGGCACTGAAGCACGAAAAGCGCCGGAAGATAGAGTCCGGACTCCACGACGGAAGCGTCACCGGCGTCTGGTCCACGAACGCACTCGAACTCGGCGTGGACGTGGGCGGACTCGACGCCGTTCTCATCGACGGCTATCCCGGGACGCGGATGTCGGCGTTCCAGCAGGCCGGGCGCGCCGGGCGCGGCGACGACGACGCACTCGTCATCCTGGTCGGCGGCGAAGACCAACTCGACCAGTATCTGTTACACCACCCCGAGGAGTTCTGGGACGGAGAGCCAGAGCGTGCCATCTGCAACCCCACGAACGAAGAACTGCTCCCGGACCACGTGGCGAGTGCTGCTGCGGAGAACTGGCTGAAACCTGACGACGACAGGCACTTCGGGGAGACGACGCCCGACGTGGTGTCGGCGCTGGAGACAGCGGGACGACTCGACCGCCGCGAAACCGACGACGGTATCCGGTGGACGCACTCGGGTAGCGGCAGTCCGCAACACGAAATGAGCCTGCGGAGTATCGAAAGCAGGGAGGTGGATCTGTTGGACGGACGGTCGAACGAAGTCATCGCGTCGCTGTCGTTCGGCGACGCCCTCCGGGACGCCCATCCCGGCGCGATATACCACCACCAAGGTCAGTCTTACGAGGTGACAGAGTTGGATCTGGATCGGGATACGGCGATTCTCCAGCCAACGTGGGCGGACTACTACACGCGCGTCCTGCACGATAAAACGATCACCGTCGAGGAAGACCTGCGGTCGAAACCGCTGTCGGCCCGTCCAGACACCGAGGTCCGGTTCGCTGACGTAACGATGCGCAAGCAGATTACGGGCTTCGAACGCCGGGACCCGAAACGCGGTGAAGCCATCGGCCGCGAATCGTTGAATCTGCCGGAGACGACGCTTCGGACCAAGGCGCTGTACGTCACCGTGCCGCGCGACGTGGAGGCGCAGATGCGCGCCATGGGAGACGAGACACGCGAGGACGGGGCGGGACAGTACGAGCTCTCCGGCGGCGACTACGGATTCGCCGGCGGGATTCACGCGGCCGAACACGGGATGATTTCGCTGTTTCCGCTCTCGTTTCTGTGTGACCGCGGCGACATCGGCGGCCTCTCGACGCCGCACCACACTCACACCGACCAATCGACCATCTTCGTCTACGACGGCCATCCCGGTGGCGTCGGCCTGACCGAAAACGGGTACGACGAGGTAGAGACGCTGTTACGGCGGACGCACGAGTTAATTCGAGACTGTGACTGCGAGGACGGGTGTCCGGCCTGCGTGCAGTCCCCACAGTGTGGGAACGCGAACGACCCCCTCTCGAAAGCAGAAGCCGTTCATCTGTTGGCGGCGCTGAGCGGCGAAGGTGAGTCGTCGCGGAAACTCACGCCGTGA
- a CDS encoding DCC1-like thiol-disulfide oxidoreductase family protein, with protein sequence MPEYDAVLVYDGECPYCSIAARALRELDNVGAISWYEDTAQAFLERQFGETPFAMLLVDRREECVYAGRSAAAELASRAGTPGIVSSLVRDNYLSIAKAVGVASGRGRDPADYHDTYPLDAGAADLFGSLVAAAAKRPEGL encoded by the coding sequence ATGCCCGAGTACGATGCCGTTCTCGTGTACGACGGTGAGTGCCCGTACTGTTCTATCGCGGCGCGGGCCTTGCGGGAACTGGACAACGTGGGCGCAATCTCGTGGTACGAAGACACCGCACAGGCGTTTCTCGAACGACAGTTCGGCGAGACGCCGTTCGCCATGCTCCTCGTGGACCGCCGCGAAGAATGCGTCTACGCCGGGCGGTCGGCGGCAGCGGAACTTGCATCGCGCGCGGGAACACCGGGCATCGTGAGTTCGCTCGTCCGGGACAACTATCTCAGCATCGCAAAGGCTGTCGGCGTCGCAAGCGGCCGCGGCCGCGACCCCGCCGACTATCACGATACCTATCCGCTGGATGCGGGTGCGGCCGACTTGTTCGGCAGTCTCGTAGCTGCTGCCGCCAAACGACCGGAGGGGCTGTAA
- a CDS encoding GIY-YIG nuclease family protein, whose protein sequence is MSYVLAPSAIADETDELGIGVGDAPPGTYVLLFELPVSTEISVGSLGSVEFPAGAYAYIGSAFGSNGLGRVARHCRVAAGEHDVRHWHVDYFGGHSETELVSVAAAPRADAECAVATALGPESSPVSGFGSSDCRCHAHLAFRNDRETLRSAVLDCFEGKELGENPQ, encoded by the coding sequence ATGTCCTACGTCCTTGCTCCGTCGGCAATCGCCGACGAGACAGACGAACTTGGCATCGGCGTGGGTGACGCCCCGCCGGGAACGTACGTGCTACTATTCGAGTTGCCGGTTTCGACCGAGATCTCGGTCGGGTCACTCGGGTCTGTGGAATTTCCGGCGGGCGCGTACGCGTATATCGGAAGCGCGTTCGGATCGAACGGACTCGGACGCGTCGCTCGCCACTGCCGCGTCGCCGCCGGTGAACACGACGTTCGTCACTGGCACGTCGATTACTTCGGTGGTCATTCCGAAACCGAACTCGTCAGTGTCGCCGCCGCGCCGCGCGCGGACGCTGAATGCGCTGTCGCCACTGCGCTCGGACCGGAGTCGTCTCCAGTTTCTGGATTCGGCTCGTCAGACTGTCGTTGCCACGCGCACCTTGCATTCAGAAACGACCGCGAGACGCTTCGCTCTGCGGTTTTAGACTGCTTCGAAGGGAAAGAACTGGGGGAGAACCCCCAGTGA